From Polypterus senegalus isolate Bchr_013 chromosome 15, ASM1683550v1, whole genome shotgun sequence, the proteins below share one genomic window:
- the LOC120516195 gene encoding C-C chemokine receptor type 4-like → MEALNENNTTNVAVESQSATVLNELTTTFDYGSIPNAEPCDSIDFGKVFLPVIYSLLFIAGLLGNSLVLYVVARCVKLKSMTDICLLNLAISDLLFVFSLPLQAYYSADRWIFGDELCKMTMGAYYIGFFAGIFFITLMSIDRYLAIVHAVYAIKARTSFYGSIASAVVWVSALLASFPEIIYNRLNKEESTCRPMYSDNETSHHLAILHNLKLNILGLLIPSFIMVYCYFRIIYRLSQCRTVKKQTIKLVYFIVAAFFIFWTPYNIVSFFDVLRKLGVFDDCESSNKIDLLLQITEAFAYVHSCLNPYIYVFVGEKFRRHLLHNLPLSYCKVMKRRLTLTTVSTYEQSSSFAERSSGL, encoded by the coding sequence ATGGAGGCACTGAATGAGAACAACACCACCAACGTTGCTGTAGAATCACAAAGTGCCACCGTGTTGAACGAGCTCACTACCACATTTGATTACGGCTCAATCCCAAATGCTGAACCCTGTGACAGTATCGACTTTGGCAAGGTGTTTCTCCCAGTAATCTATTCCTTGCTTTTCATTGCCGGGCTTCTGGGAAATAGCCTTGTGCTCTACGTTGTGGCAAGATGTGTAAAACTGAAGAGCATGACTGATATTTGCCTGCTGAATTTGGCGATTTCCGACctgctgtttgttttttcacTTCCACTCCAGGCGTATTACTCAGCGGATAGGTGGATTTTTGGAGATGAACTCTGTAAAATGACCATGGGAGCTTATTATATCGGCTTCTTTGCAGGAATCTTCTTCATAACGCTGATGAGTATAGACAGATACCTGGCGATAGTCCACGCTGTGTATGCCATCAAGGCCAGAACCTCCTTCTACGGCTCCATTGCCAGTGCCGTGGTTTGGGTGTCAGCTCTGCTGGCTTCTTTTCCTGAGATCATATACAACAGGCTGAACAAGGAGGAAAGTACGTGTAGGCCTATGTATTCAGATAATGAAACAAGCCACCACCTAGCGATACTTCACAACTTGAAGCTCAACATTTTAGGACTTCTCATCCCGTCGTTTATAATGGTTTACTGCTATTTTCGAATCATATACCGTTTATCGCAATGCCGGACAgtcaaaaagcaaacaatcaagctggTATATTTTATCGTGGCGGCATTCTTCATCTTTTGGACTCCATACAATATCGTATCCTTTTTTGATGTTTTACGAAAGCTTGGGGTTTTCGATGACTGCGAGTCAAGTAATAAAATAGATCTCCTTCTTCAAATAACAGAGGCCTTTGCATACGTCCACAGCTGCCTAAATCCATACATCTATGTTTTTGTTGGGGAAAAATTTAGGAGGCATTTGCTACACAACTTACCTTTATCATACTGCAAGGTAATGAAAAGGCGCCTGACATTAACTACCGTTTCCACTTATGAACAGTCGAGCAGCTTCGCCGAAAGAAGCTCAGGGCTGTAA